CCGCGTGCTTGGGCACGGTGCCGCCGCCCTCGCCGCCGCCGGCCGAGGTGGTGCCCGTGACGGCGGCCGACCTGGGCGACTCGCCCGCCGCGTTGGTGGCGGTGACCTGGAACTGGTACGAGGTGGACGGCGCCAGTCCGGTCACGGTCGCGGAAGTGCCGCCGACCGACTGCACCTTGGAGCCGTCGCGGTAGACGTTGTAGCCGGTCGCGCCGGTCACCGGGGACCAGGAGAGATCGACGGAGGACGAGGTGACGGCGCCGGCCTTGAGGCCGCTCGGCGCGCCCGGCACCGGGTCGCCGGGGTCGCCGCCGGGGCCGGTCAGGCTGATGTCGTCGGCGTAGTAGGCGGGCTGGCCGTACCAGCCGTGGGTGTAGACGGTCACCGAGGTGGTGTTGGCGCCGGTGGTGAAGCTGGTGCTGAGCTGCTGCCAGCCGGTCGCGGAGGGCGTCCAGGTCGAGACGTCGGTGGTGCCGGTGCCGCTCGCGCCGAGGTACACATAGCTGCCCTGGACCCAGCTGCTGAGGGTGTACGAGGAGTTGGGCTTGACGGCCACGGTCTGGGCGCAGCGGGCGTTGTCCGAGCCCGCCGGGGTGGCCTTGAGGGCGGCCGAGCCGCTGTGGACGGGGCTCGCGACCGTGGTGCCGCTCGCCGCCGAGCAGGTCCAGCCGCTGAGGCCGGACTCGAAGCCGGGGTTCTGGGCGAGGTTGGCGGCCGCGGCGGTCGCGGTGCCGCCGCCGAGGGCGGCAAGGCCGGTGGCGCCCAGTGCGATGGTGGCGAACGCGCCGGTCAGCCGGGCGACGTTGCGTCTGAGTCGGGTGGGGCGGGGGTGTGGGGCACGGTCCATGACTGCCTCCGTGGGGGAATCCGTTGGGAAGTCGGCGTGAAGGAGGAGATTGCGGACGGTGGCCACCGTGTGAACGTAACGTGGTCCAGACCAATGCCCTTGTCAAGGGGATGCGCACACTGAAGGATCGGGCCCGGGGTGCGTAACCCAGAGGAACTGTTCTCTCACGCCGTTTTCGTGGATAAAGTGACGACGCACCAGGACAGGGGCAGTAAGAGACAGGGGCAGTAACGACCTGCGGCCGCCGCCGCTCGGCGCCGATGTGAGACGGGGTAGCCGACGTGCCCACCGCGATAGCAGTCACCGGCCGCGAGCTGGTGCTTCCGCCGCCCGACGGGCAGACCCCGTCGGCCGTAGTGCTCCGCCCGCCGGACGCACAGTCACTCGACGACGCCCTCGCCGAGGTCGGGACCCTCCTCGACCAGCAGGGCTATCTCGTCGTGCTCTACCCCGCCGCGACCCCCGCGGCCGTGGTCCGCAGGCTCCATACCGTGCGCTCCGTACTGGAGAGCGACCGGATGGCGCTGCTGCCGCTTGAACTCCCGCCGCTGGCCGTGGCCGTGCTGGCACGTCAGCTGCGCCAGCTGTCCATATCCGACTTCAGTCCCGGCGTGCTGGCGTGCGCCGCCCGGCTGCTCTCCCACTACATCCACGCGGGCGCCCTGCTGGGCAGCGTCGCCAAGCTGGACCGGGTCCCGGTCAGCCTCACCTCGCACGTCAAGTCCTGGGTGCCCGGCGCCCACTTCGGGGTGCTCGCCCACCCCACCCCGCACCTGGTCAAGGTCGGCGGCGCGACCGAGCTGCCCGCCCCCGGGTACGCCACCTCCATGACGATCGCCCGGGGCCAGCTCGGCAGCCATGGCTACGGGGGCGGCGGCGCGGGCCGCGACGACTGGGTCACCGGCGCCCTCGCCCCCGCCTGGGGCGTACGCGGCGTGGAGGAGGTGCCGCTGCCCGCCGAGTCGGCGCGCTGGTGGGGCACCCCGAAGCTGATCGAGTTCGCCGCGGCCATCCCCGACCTCTCGGTCCTCTACCAGCTCGTGGCCTCCGTACGGAGAGAGGAGTGCCACTGGTGCGGCTTCGAACTCATCGGCGACCGCTGTGCCTTCTGCTCCTGCCCGGTGGCCCGCGGCGATGAGATCCCCGCACTGCTCACGTCCCCACGTCCCGCCCTGACCAGCCGGTAACGTCCCCGAACGAGGTTGTGCGACCCATGAATTCACGCCAGCGCCGCGGAGTCATCCTGCTGCTCCTGTCGGTCCTGTGCGCCGTCGGCGCCTTCGCCGGAGTCCTCTCCGTCGTCAACGACGTGGAGTCGAAGGTCGGCCCCGAGACCACGGCCTACAAGCTCACCTCGGACGTCAAGCCGTACAAGGCGCTGGAGGCCGGGGAGTTCGAGAAGGTCTCGATGCCCAAGCGCTATGTGCCCTCCACCGCCGTCACCGATCTCGACGAGCTACGCGGGAAGATCGCCGTGACCCAGCTGACCAAGGGGTCGCTGCTCCAGCGCGACATGATCGTGAACCGGCCCGCCCTGAAGCCCGGGCAGCAGGAGATCGCGATCATGGTCGACGCGGCGACCGGCGTCGCGGGCAAGATCACCCCGGGGGCGCGGGTCAACATCTTCGCCACCTTCGAGGGCGACACCCAGGGCGAGAAGCCGGTCTCCAAGCTGATCGTCGCGGGCGCCGAGGTGCTCGACCTCGGCAAGATCACCGCCCTGGAGCCCGACCAGGACGACAAGCGGCGGATCAACGAGGCCGTGCCGATCACCTTCGCGCTCGACACCAGGAACGCCCAGCGCGTCGCGTACGCCGAGTCGTTCGCCTCGCATGTGCGGCTCGCGTTGGTCGCGCCCGGCGGGGGCCCCTCCATAGACCCCGACGACCGCACCTACACCCTCGACGGCGAC
This genomic interval from Streptomyces asiaticus contains the following:
- the cpaB gene encoding Flp pilus assembly protein CpaB, giving the protein MNSRQRRGVILLLLSVLCAVGAFAGVLSVVNDVESKVGPETTAYKLTSDVKPYKALEAGEFEKVSMPKRYVPSTAVTDLDELRGKIAVTQLTKGSLLQRDMIVNRPALKPGQQEIAIMVDAATGVAGKITPGARVNIFATFEGDTQGEKPVSKLIVAGAEVLDLGKITALEPDQDDKRRINEAVPITFALDTRNAQRVAYAESFASHVRLALVAPGGGPSIDPDDRTYTLDGDK